The Sedimentibacter sp. zth1 DNA segment CCCCTTAAACAAGTACCCTGTACTATTAATTAAGCCACCAAGCATTTCTCCACCAACATATCCCAAAGACATATCTAATGCTATTTCTGCTACTTCTCGATCACTAGGATTTATTGCACTAAGATAACTATTATTAGCATTATTAAATCTAATTTTCCAAACAATGGATATTGCTTTTGCATGTGCTTTAGTCTTAACAAACCAGTTGTTACTATTCATTTCATTTCTTACTTTTTCAATCTCTTCATCTACATAAATTTCAGTAACATATTCTGGATTCAATTGTTCAATAACAGTAGCTCCACTGTCTTTTCTAGTTTTATAATTATCCAAGTCATCCAAGTTAAGAAAATCTGATTCATTAGGTTCAGTTTCATATATTTTCTCATTCCACTCTAAATCAATACTTCCTGCTGATATTTTTATAGCCTCTTGATTTGATTTTGCTAACTCTGCTGCTGTTACTGTTACATCATATTTTTCTACTCCATTACCGAATATTTCTTTTGTATCATAATCATTTTTATAAATTTCAGTAATTTTTACAGTTCGTTCATATGTATATATTATTCTACTACCATTGTCATCTTTAATTGCTTTATTCCAATCACCATATTTAGTATTTGTATCGGCAAGATAATATGTCTTTGGTCGTAATTTTCTCATCAACTCAGCATTTTGATGTGCTATGTTTTGCTTTTCTGTATACTTTCCTGTCTCTAAGAATTCATCTTCATCCTCAAACCATATGTCACTCATTTCCTTAAGTTTATCATCTAGCTCATCTCTAGACATATTTTTTATTTGGTCTTCTGTATATTCAGCTAAGTGTCCTGTAGGGTCTACATAGTTTACTGGGTTATTTAATGCGTATGCATATTGGTTTAATGATTGTGGATTTGATATATTACCTCTATAGGTATCTTCTGTCATAAATCTTCCTACATTTGGATTATACCATCTTGCATTCATATATACAAGTGATGCTTTATCATCATATAGATGTCCTGTATAACCTCTTAAGTTATATGGTGATGTTATGCCTGTTTGTATGTTTCCAAATACATCATATCTATAGTCTTCTATCTTGTCTCCATGTCTATCTCTTAAGGCTGTTGTTGATGATAAGCCATCAAATTCATAGTACATTAGCGCGCCATTTGTATTTATTGTTTCTTCTTTTGATGGTGATATTCTTCCTTTTAGTC contains these protein-coding regions:
- a CDS encoding RHS repeat-associated core domain-containing protein, coding for MLSESPEEKVEYTYNGANQLTGTLNDNGTYSSYKYDGIGRLVSREVAEYDPKLVAEYNENGLKLMEEFKSNTSNDSAPGNSNNKGKNNKNDKQKEIPKGLIDNENAKAYGVYKKLEGQPGQEGPELPKLDVEIERYDYIGTSNVQHKVYSEKGSPMNEYYYANGEVVAQKMFGLKGRISPSKEETINTNGALMYYEFDGLSSTTALRDRHGDKIEDYRYDVFGNIQTGITSPYNLRGYTGHLYDDKASLVYMNARWYNPNVGRFMTEDTYRGNISNPQSLNQYAYALNNPVNYVDPTGHLAEYTEDQIKNMSRDELDDKLKEMSDIWFEDEDEFLETGKYTEKQNIAHQNAELMRKLRPKTYYLADTNTKYGDWNKAIKDDNGSRIIYTYERTVKITEIYKNDYDTKEIFGNGVEKYDVTVTAAELAKSNQEAIKISAGSIDLEWNEKIYETEPNESDFLNLDDLDNYKTRKDSGATVIEQLNPEYVTEIYVDEEIEKVRNEMNSNNWFVKTKAHAKAISIVWKIRFNNANNSYLSAINPSDREVAEIALDMSLGYVGGEMLGGLINSTGYLFKGISKLVQDGTKVFNKFDLKSTYVKPKHLSTTGGNGAKFLGDSKEAAEAILRDAMENGSIVDVLDNGLTSQGRQSYEIIIKAGKQVGTKGEEMIKIILSDDGGMLSAFPIK